One genomic window of Prochlorococcus sp. MIT 0801 includes the following:
- a CDS encoding DUF3119 family protein: MTSENLVDNDSVILSPSYRLPIFIILSGLFLLITPFHPWPTIVISSFGFFLLLQSFTLKLKFTKDDLIVMQLGNELRRFPFKNWIAWRIILPKLPGFLYFREEASPHLLPILFEVNSLKEQLRLRVKDLEIQKEVDS; the protein is encoded by the coding sequence ATGACTTCTGAAAATCTTGTTGATAACGATAGTGTGATTTTATCGCCTTCTTATCGTTTACCCATCTTCATAATATTGTCGGGCTTATTTTTGTTAATAACACCATTTCATCCTTGGCCAACTATTGTAATCAGCAGTTTTGGATTTTTCCTATTACTGCAATCATTTACCTTAAAATTAAAATTTACCAAGGACGATTTAATTGTCATGCAACTTGGGAATGAATTAAGAAGATTTCCTTTTAAAAACTGGATAGCATGGAGAATTATATTACCTAAATTGCCAGGTTTTCTTTATTTTAGAGAAGAAGCAAGCCCGCATCTATTGCCTATACTTTTTGAGGTCAACTCATTAAAAGAACAGCTAAGGTTAAGGGTAAAGGATTTAGAAATACAAAAAGAAGTAGACTCATGA
- the pyrF gene encoding orotidine-5'-phosphate decarboxylase, with translation MKNIDNPSEKIIIALDGMDRNDVVRLLEKIPEIVWVKVGLELFVSEGPDVLSMLRDKGKKIFLDLKFHDIPTTVARACFAASQTGAEFISLHTCAGMKALKMANEAAHEGAAKVNIIPPKLLGITILTSWTRESFSNDLLINQSIDQRVKHLAEIASNSGLGGCVCSPKEVQFLRAVYPETFELITPGIRPLGSNVNDQSRVSDASEAIKMGASKLVIGRAITQSNDSAYMFKSFCDKIII, from the coding sequence ATGAAAAATATTGATAATCCAAGTGAAAAAATAATTATTGCTTTAGATGGTATGGATAGAAATGATGTTGTTAGGTTATTGGAAAAAATACCTGAAATTGTCTGGGTTAAAGTTGGACTCGAGTTGTTTGTTAGTGAAGGACCAGACGTATTATCGATGTTAAGAGATAAGGGTAAAAAAATATTTTTAGATCTTAAGTTTCATGATATTCCTACAACAGTTGCTAGAGCATGTTTCGCAGCATCACAAACTGGTGCTGAATTTATTTCTTTGCATACTTGCGCTGGTATGAAGGCTTTAAAGATGGCCAATGAAGCGGCACATGAAGGAGCCGCTAAAGTTAATATAATACCGCCAAAACTTTTGGGAATTACAATATTGACTAGTTGGACTCGCGAAAGTTTTTCTAATGATCTTCTGATTAATCAGTCAATAGATCAACGTGTTAAGCATCTGGCAGAGATTGCATCGAATTCTGGTTTAGGAGGATGTGTCTGTAGTCCTAAAGAGGTTCAATTTCTTCGTGCAGTTTATCCTGAGACTTTTGAGTTGATAACTCCAGGAATCAGGCCATTAGGTTCAAATGTTAACGATCAATCTAGGGTTTCTGATGCATCTGAAGCTATTAAGATGGGAGCATCAAAGTTAGTTATAGGAAGAGCAATTACCCAATCAAATGATTCTGCTTATATGTTTAAAAGTTTTTGCGATAAAATTATTATTTAA
- a CDS encoding glycosyltransferase: MSVNLSLDLPRNIALVHEWFTPRSTGGAENVVQIIDDLLTEIASQPELFSLVNEERLEKNSWLFNRKVKTSFIQKLPFGISHVQQYLPLLPFAIEQLDLEGYPLVLSSNHLVAKGILTSPDQLHISYVHTPVRYAWDQMNIYLKRSFLRRIGLGPLIRWQLHTLRQWDQLSSSRVDYLLANSNFTAKRIWKYWRRRSEVLHPPVDINRFEWNRPREDFYLSVCRLVPNKRVDLLVRAFNRLKLPLIVVGDGVEKEYLKELAGPTVQIIGFQSKEKIESLMSSCRAFVYGGIEDFGIAPVEAMASGAPVIAFGKGGVLDTVKCFHSDSDKGATGLLFPSQTVKSLVEAIEFFKEKQLWRDLNPELIRDWSNSFSQDSFKDKFTKTINRAWREHVNSCDIATSDLSSSL, encoded by the coding sequence TTGAGCGTAAATTTATCTTTAGATCTTCCAAGAAATATTGCATTAGTTCATGAGTGGTTTACTCCAAGATCGACAGGAGGTGCTGAGAATGTTGTTCAGATAATTGATGATTTGTTAACTGAAATTGCATCACAGCCAGAATTGTTTTCTTTGGTTAATGAAGAGAGGTTAGAAAAAAATAGCTGGTTATTTAATCGAAAAGTAAAAACTAGTTTTATCCAAAAATTACCATTCGGGATCTCACATGTTCAGCAATATTTACCCCTTTTGCCTTTTGCAATTGAACAACTCGATTTAGAGGGATATCCATTGGTTTTAAGCAGTAATCATCTTGTCGCTAAGGGTATTTTGACATCGCCTGATCAACTTCATATTAGTTATGTCCATACACCTGTTAGATACGCTTGGGATCAAATGAATATATATTTGAAAAGATCTTTTTTAAGAAGAATTGGTTTAGGGCCGCTAATTAGATGGCAATTGCATACTCTGAGGCAATGGGATCAATTAAGTAGCTCAAGAGTAGATTACTTGCTGGCCAATTCTAATTTTACTGCAAAAAGGATTTGGAAGTATTGGAGAAGGCGTTCAGAGGTTCTTCATCCACCTGTAGATATAAATCGTTTTGAATGGAATAGGCCTAGGGAAGACTTCTATTTAAGTGTGTGTAGATTGGTTCCTAATAAAAGGGTTGATTTACTTGTTAGGGCTTTTAATAGGCTCAAACTACCTTTAATAGTTGTTGGCGACGGAGTGGAAAAGGAATATTTAAAAGAGCTTGCAGGTCCAACAGTTCAAATTATTGGTTTTCAAAGTAAAGAGAAGATTGAAAGTCTAATGAGCAGTTGTAGAGCCTTTGTTTATGGTGGTATTGAGGATTTTGGAATAGCTCCTGTGGAGGCGATGGCCTCAGGCGCTCCTGTGATTGCTTTTGGTAAGGGAGGGGTTTTAGATACGGTGAAATGTTTTCATTCTGATTCTGATAAAGGAGCAACTGGCCTTTTGTTCCCTTCTCAGACAGTAAAGTCCTTGGTTGAAGCAATCGAATTTTTCAAGGAAAAGCAACTTTGGAGAGATTTAAATCCTGAGTTAATTAGAGATTGGAGTAATTCTTTTTCTCAAGATTCTTTTAAAGATAAATTTACCAAAACCATAAATAGAGCTTGGAGGGAGCATGTCAATTCTTGTGACATTGCTACTAGTGACCTTAGTTCTTCATTATGA
- a CDS encoding HU family DNA-binding protein, which produces MNKADLVNLVAARTELTKTDVSLVVDAAIDTIIDSVVEGKKVSILGFGSFEPRDRSARQGLNPKTGEKIAIPAKRVPAFTAGKLFKDRVQG; this is translated from the coding sequence ATGAACAAAGCAGATTTAGTCAACCTGGTTGCTGCTCGTACAGAGCTAACTAAAACAGACGTCTCTCTGGTAGTTGATGCCGCCATAGATACAATTATTGATTCTGTAGTGGAGGGTAAGAAAGTCTCCATTCTGGGGTTTGGCTCGTTTGAGCCCCGCGATCGTTCTGCTCGTCAGGGACTAAACCCTAAAACTGGAGAAAAGATAGCAATACCTGCTAAGCGAGTCCCTGCCTTTACAGCTGGGAAATTGTTTAAGGACCGTGTTCAGGGATGA
- a CDS encoding DUF3086 domain-containing protein, translated as MESEENLSREKQNSKQNFAVDNSSSIKNTSQKPLEKQTKSQSVINHENNKKTSNAQTQPFIEIALKDLQLSRQQLEKELEELSQKKVKIETELKSSFAGQSDAIARKVKGFQEYLTGALQDLAHSAEQLELVVPPVIVKPSPLDENKKIEPSKEQEVISAVSDTFKPDETLIRRCFSQFLEQPDFYAEPWKLRRSLESIDIEILEDWFFSMGGRGAQPSRGSRSKNALVTAGIIAILGELYGEQFQTLVLASQPERLGEWRRCLQDSLGLSREDFGPNSGIVLFERSDGLIERADRLEERGELPLIIIDAAEINVEIPILQFPIWLAFAGSPNEIYEDDGLI; from the coding sequence ATGGAATCCGAAGAAAATCTATCTAGAGAGAAACAAAATTCAAAACAGAATTTTGCTGTGGACAATTCTTCTTCAATAAAAAATACATCTCAAAAACCACTCGAGAAGCAAACCAAATCACAAAGTGTCATTAATCATGAAAACAATAAAAAAACCTCTAACGCGCAGACGCAGCCCTTCATTGAAATTGCGCTTAAAGATCTTCAGCTTTCACGTCAGCAGTTAGAGAAAGAATTAGAGGAACTTTCTCAAAAGAAAGTAAAAATTGAAACTGAACTTAAAAGCTCTTTTGCAGGCCAATCTGATGCAATAGCTAGAAAAGTTAAAGGTTTTCAGGAATATTTAACTGGTGCATTACAAGATCTAGCTCATTCAGCTGAGCAACTAGAGCTTGTTGTTCCGCCAGTAATAGTTAAGCCATCGCCTCTTGATGAAAATAAAAAAATTGAGCCTTCTAAAGAGCAAGAAGTTATCTCAGCTGTTTCTGATACTTTCAAACCTGACGAGACTTTAATCAGAAGATGCTTTAGTCAATTTCTAGAACAACCCGATTTCTATGCTGAACCTTGGAAACTTAGAAGGAGTCTTGAATCAATTGATATTGAAATTCTCGAAGATTGGTTCTTCAGCATGGGGGGAAGAGGCGCTCAACCAAGCAGAGGGAGTAGATCAAAGAATGCTTTAGTTACCGCAGGGATCATTGCAATTTTAGGTGAGTTATACGGCGAACAATTTCAGACTTTAGTTTTAGCGAGTCAACCAGAGCGACTGGGAGAATGGAGAAGATGTCTCCAAGATTCATTAGGACTTAGCCGTGAGGATTTCGGGCCTAATAGCGGAATAGTTCTTTTCGAGCGCTCCGATGGACTAATTGAAAGAGCAGATCGACTTGAAGAAAGAGGTGAGTTGCCTTTGATAATTATTGATGCGGCTGAAATTAATGTAGAAATTCCAATTCTTCAGTTTCCTATTTGGCTTGCTTTTGCAGGAAGTCCCAATGAAATTTATGAAGATGATGGATTAATATAA
- a CDS encoding MFS transporter — translation MISYAMGDAGTGLAAIQLGTYLFLFFTCAAGIPAFIAGSLLMVSKLWDAINDPLIGWMSDHTRSRWGPRLPWMIGGAVPLGLFLAAMWWVPPGGIDAKTTYYIFAAILLMTAYTAVNLPFAALSTELTENIAIRTRLNAARFTGSIIAGTTGLIVAAGFLSQGVEGYTSMGRVTGIIATFTTLIACWGLAPFAKKARKPTSQSEPFNQQLKRVLNNKLFTRIIALYLLLWCGLQLMQTVSLIYLEQVMLVPIEISKWIPIPFQISTLVGLQFWSFYSNKYGRISALFKGGKIWVLACLLVMFMPPITKGVSINSLLSFGNIEGVKLVILLLIIILVGFGASTAYLIPWSLLPDAIDQDPEKPSGIYTAWMVFTQKIGIGLSVQFLGFLLSLSGYKSSTNCLSSLEYLDQPLTAIITIRFCMGLIPSLLVIAGLITMKPWRSLDFKSRRLNQ, via the coding sequence ATGATCTCTTATGCCATGGGAGATGCTGGAACGGGATTAGCCGCAATACAGTTAGGTACTTATCTATTTCTTTTTTTCACTTGTGCTGCAGGAATTCCTGCATTTATTGCAGGCTCGCTTCTCATGGTTTCAAAACTTTGGGATGCGATAAATGATCCTCTAATTGGATGGATGAGTGATCACACCAGATCAAGATGGGGTCCAAGGCTTCCATGGATGATTGGAGGTGCTGTTCCACTTGGTTTATTCCTGGCCGCAATGTGGTGGGTCCCTCCAGGAGGAATAGATGCGAAAACAACTTATTACATATTCGCAGCAATTTTGTTGATGACAGCTTACACAGCCGTAAATCTACCTTTTGCAGCATTATCTACTGAGCTAACCGAAAATATCGCTATTAGAACAAGACTTAATGCTGCAAGATTTACTGGATCTATTATAGCTGGGACCACTGGATTAATAGTGGCTGCAGGCTTCTTATCTCAAGGTGTAGAAGGTTATACTTCAATGGGAAGAGTAACAGGAATTATTGCTACTTTTACCACGTTAATTGCTTGCTGGGGACTAGCTCCTTTTGCAAAAAAAGCTAGAAAGCCCACTTCTCAATCAGAACCTTTTAATCAGCAACTAAAAAGGGTTTTAAATAATAAACTTTTCACACGAATTATTGCTCTTTACTTGCTGCTTTGGTGCGGACTGCAATTAATGCAAACCGTTTCATTAATCTATCTTGAGCAAGTAATGCTTGTTCCAATAGAAATTTCAAAATGGATCCCAATACCATTTCAAATTAGTACTCTAGTAGGTCTACAGTTTTGGAGCTTTTACTCTAATAAATATGGAAGAATATCAGCACTATTCAAGGGAGGAAAAATATGGGTATTAGCCTGCCTCTTAGTTATGTTTATGCCCCCTATAACTAAAGGAGTCAGTATCAATTCTTTATTATCCTTTGGCAATATTGAAGGTGTAAAACTGGTGATTCTTTTATTAATAATTATTTTAGTAGGATTTGGAGCTTCAACAGCATATCTTATTCCTTGGTCTTTACTTCCTGATGCTATTGATCAAGATCCCGAAAAGCCTTCAGGAATATATACAGCATGGATGGTTTTCACTCAGAAGATAGGTATTGGTTTAAGCGTTCAATTTCTAGGATTTCTTTTATCTTTATCAGGATATAAATCATCCACTAATTGCTTATCAAGTCTTGAATACTTAGATCAACCTCTAACCGCAATTATTACCATTAGATTTTGCATGGGATTAATACCTTCTTTACTAGTAATTGCTGGATTAATAACTATGAAACCTTGGCGAAGTTTAGATTTCAAATCTAGAAGATTAAACCAATGA
- a CDS encoding glycogen-debranching protein has protein sequence MGKVKVGSAWPLGSSVTLDGVNFSIAAPHATNLELLIFQNEDDEYAKETISLDHKNRSGDYWHVEIEGLTEGTLYGYKVSIDGQKAAEDHIVLDPCARAISGWGNYIRNHKEKVNRGYANCLKGVVTKRDYFDFKSHPRPKHSWNKTIIYELHVGGFTKSIDSNTSENKKGTFLGLIEKIPYLKSLGITSIELLPVFAFDSNDAPDGLVNYWGYSPINWFTPHQGFVDNCNPLEARKQFKQLVEVCHDNELEVLIDVVYNHTTEGNQNGPSISWKNFGPKTYYHQDEKENYLDVSGCGNSIAANRPLVRKLILESLRCWAIELGVDGFRFDLGIALSRGENLIPLDKPPLFEEIEADPKLSDVKLISEPWDCGGLYKLGDFPAKHFRTWNGHFRDDIRRFWKGEKGTIWPLKDRLIGNKSLYNDNNLANIFSINFITSHDGFTLKDLVSFNKKHNLANGENNRDGENNNNSYNYGVEGPTTNEEINNLRQKQQRNLLATLLLSPGVPMILMGDELGRSQGGNNNTWCQDNPLGWMDWNHNNWDHDLREFVLKLISLRKQLSEFFSPDSIYDCQKDNTKVKTSHFWIQWHGIKVNKPDWGDWSHTLGFSINKNNDGSAIWLGFNAYKESMLFDLPTPISPWKKYIDTSILKTKNVSKKPVANQSNVRIESNSLVLMVSSEYSKKIKL, from the coding sequence TTGGGAAAAGTAAAAGTTGGTTCAGCATGGCCTTTGGGTAGCTCAGTTACTCTTGACGGGGTTAATTTCTCTATCGCAGCACCACATGCAACAAATTTAGAGTTATTAATCTTCCAGAATGAAGATGACGAGTATGCAAAAGAGACAATATCCTTAGATCACAAAAACAGGTCTGGAGATTATTGGCACGTTGAAATAGAGGGCCTAACTGAAGGAACGTTATATGGATATAAAGTATCAATTGATGGGCAAAAAGCTGCCGAGGATCATATTGTTTTAGATCCATGTGCCAGAGCAATTTCAGGGTGGGGGAATTACATAAGGAATCATAAAGAAAAAGTGAATAGAGGTTATGCTAATTGCCTGAAAGGAGTAGTAACTAAAAGAGATTATTTTGATTTCAAATCTCACCCTAGGCCTAAACATTCATGGAATAAAACTATCATTTATGAATTACATGTTGGTGGATTTACGAAAAGTATTGATTCAAACACTAGTGAAAACAAAAAAGGTACATTTTTAGGTTTAATTGAAAAGATACCTTATCTTAAAAGTCTTGGCATTACAAGTATTGAATTGCTTCCGGTATTCGCTTTTGATTCTAATGATGCCCCTGACGGACTTGTTAACTATTGGGGATATAGCCCTATCAATTGGTTCACGCCACATCAAGGTTTTGTAGATAATTGTAATCCATTAGAAGCGAGGAAACAATTCAAACAGTTGGTAGAAGTTTGCCACGATAATGAACTAGAAGTATTAATAGATGTTGTTTATAATCACACAACAGAAGGGAATCAAAACGGTCCAAGTATAAGTTGGAAAAATTTTGGTCCTAAAACTTACTACCATCAAGATGAAAAGGAAAATTACCTAGATGTGAGTGGATGTGGAAATAGTATTGCCGCTAATCGTCCTTTAGTTAGAAAATTAATATTGGAATCATTGCGTTGTTGGGCAATTGAGTTAGGTGTTGATGGATTTCGTTTTGACTTAGGTATTGCTTTGAGTAGAGGCGAAAATTTAATTCCTTTAGATAAACCTCCCTTATTTGAAGAAATAGAAGCAGATCCTAAATTAAGTGATGTGAAATTAATCAGTGAGCCTTGGGATTGTGGTGGGCTTTATAAACTAGGTGATTTTCCAGCAAAACATTTCAGAACTTGGAATGGTCATTTTAGAGATGATATTAGACGATTTTGGAAAGGGGAAAAAGGTACAATTTGGCCACTTAAAGATAGATTAATAGGGAATAAATCCCTATACAATGATAATAATTTAGCAAATATATTTAGTATTAATTTCATAACTTCTCATGATGGATTTACATTAAAAGATCTAGTAAGTTTCAACAAAAAGCATAATCTAGCAAATGGCGAAAACAATAGAGATGGGGAGAACAATAATAATAGTTATAATTATGGAGTTGAAGGACCAACTACTAATGAAGAAATAAATAATTTAAGACAAAAACAACAAAGAAATCTTCTTGCAACACTACTTTTATCTCCTGGAGTACCAATGATTTTAATGGGAGACGAATTAGGTAGAAGCCAAGGAGGTAATAACAACACCTGGTGTCAAGACAACCCACTTGGTTGGATGGATTGGAATCACAATAATTGGGATCATGACTTAAGAGAATTTGTATTAAAGCTGATATCTCTAAGGAAACAACTATCTGAATTTTTCAGTCCTGATAGTATTTATGATTGTCAAAAAGACAATACCAAGGTCAAAACATCTCATTTTTGGATTCAGTGGCATGGCATTAAAGTTAATAAACCTGACTGGGGTGACTGGTCACATACTCTTGGATTTAGCATTAACAAAAACAATGATGGCTCAGCAATTTGGCTTGGCTTTAATGCTTACAAAGAATCAATGCTTTTTGACTTGCCAACCCCAATTTCTCCTTGGAAAAAATACATTGATACCTCTATTTTGAAAACTAAAAATGTCTCCAAAAAACCTGTAGCGAATCAATCAAATGTGCGGATTGAAAGTAACAGTCTTGTTCTTATGGTCTCCAGCGAGTATTCAAAAAAAATTAAGCTATGA
- the plsY gene encoding glycerol-3-phosphate 1-O-acyltransferase PlsY, which produces MNLFILFFGYLFGSFPSGYLAGRIAKGIDIRSLGSGSTGATNVLRHIGKRAAITVFLLDVFKGVLSILLAKYLLLNDSWQVAIGLSTLIGHIWPVWLNWKGGKAVATGLGIFLGLSWQVGLATLGVFIVMITLFRIVSLASVSAALALPLIMFLSFSNSNISLPFLIISLLAMILVIWRHRENIARLIKGKEPRIGQP; this is translated from the coding sequence TTGAATCTTTTCATTCTATTTTTCGGATACTTATTTGGATCTTTTCCTAGTGGTTATCTAGCTGGAAGAATTGCTAAAGGAATTGATATTCGTTCATTAGGTTCTGGGTCTACAGGAGCAACAAATGTATTAAGACATATAGGAAAGCGTGCAGCAATTACAGTCTTTCTACTAGATGTATTTAAAGGAGTTCTATCTATTTTATTAGCGAAATATTTACTACTAAATGATTCGTGGCAAGTGGCTATAGGACTATCAACTTTAATTGGTCACATTTGGCCTGTCTGGCTTAATTGGAAAGGTGGTAAAGCTGTGGCAACAGGATTAGGAATATTTCTTGGACTTTCATGGCAAGTTGGACTTGCAACTTTAGGTGTTTTTATCGTCATGATTACATTATTTAGGATAGTATCACTTGCAAGTGTTAGCGCAGCATTAGCTCTACCTTTAATAATGTTTCTAAGCTTTAGCAATTCAAATATTTCTTTACCATTTTTAATTATTTCACTATTAGCTATGATATTAGTAATTTGGAGACATAGAGAGAATATAGCTAGACTAATTAAGGGTAAAGAACCAAGAATCGGTCAGCCCTAA
- a CDS encoding DUF1825 family protein yields MSFFESEIVQEEAKKLFTDYQNLMQLGSDYGKFDREGKVLFINTMENLMERYKVFMKRFELSEDFQAKMTVEQLKTQLSQFGITPDQMFDQMNKTLVRMKSELDK; encoded by the coding sequence ATGAGTTTTTTCGAGTCCGAAATTGTTCAGGAAGAGGCAAAAAAACTTTTCACTGATTATCAGAATCTGATGCAATTAGGCTCTGATTATGGGAAATTTGATAGAGAGGGAAAAGTATTGTTTATTAATACCATGGAAAATTTAATGGAAAGGTATAAAGTTTTTATGAAACGATTTGAACTTTCAGAAGATTTTCAGGCAAAAATGACAGTAGAGCAGTTAAAGACTCAGTTGAGTCAATTTGGGATTACTCCTGATCAAATGTTTGATCAGATGAACAAAACTTTGGTGAGAATGAAATCAGAATTGGATAAATGA
- a CDS encoding ABC transporter permease, whose amino-acid sequence MNYSPRWLRRFFSSILIGGQAIASIAKGNINKSDLIDQLMEAGPGSFLIVLITGIAAGTVFNIQVAAELSKQGLGSAVGGLLAIGMAREIAPLLTATLLTGKVATAYAAQIGTMKVTEQIDAITMLQTDPVEYLVVPRLCAMVVMAPIQCLLFFSIALFSGQFSSTILYQIPPSIFWNSVREWLITSDLPFMLVKALVFGLLIAIIACGWGLTTRGGPKEVGSSTTGAVVMTLISVSLVDVLLTQVLFG is encoded by the coding sequence ATGAACTACTCACCTCGTTGGCTAAGAAGATTTTTTAGCAGTATTTTAATTGGAGGGCAAGCAATTGCATCAATAGCTAAAGGGAATATCAATAAATCAGATTTAATAGATCAATTAATGGAGGCAGGACCAGGAAGCTTTTTGATCGTCTTAATAACAGGCATTGCAGCAGGAACCGTTTTCAATATTCAAGTCGCAGCAGAATTAAGTAAACAAGGCTTAGGTTCTGCTGTTGGAGGACTTTTGGCAATTGGTATGGCAAGAGAGATAGCTCCTTTACTTACCGCAACTCTTCTTACTGGAAAAGTTGCAACTGCTTATGCTGCTCAAATAGGAACAATGAAAGTTACTGAGCAAATAGATGCTATTACCATGTTACAAACAGATCCCGTTGAATATCTAGTTGTTCCAAGGCTATGTGCAATGGTTGTAATGGCGCCAATTCAATGCTTACTATTTTTTTCTATCGCTTTATTTAGCGGTCAATTTAGCAGCACCATTCTCTACCAGATTCCACCAAGCATCTTTTGGAATTCAGTTAGAGAATGGCTGATAACATCTGATCTTCCTTTTATGCTTGTTAAAGCATTGGTGTTTGGTCTCTTAATCGCAATTATTGCTTGCGGATGGGGATTAACCACAAGAGGCGGACCAAAAGAAGTAGGTTCAAGCACTACAGGCGCAGTCGTAATGACACTAATATCCGTTTCTTTAGTAGATGTTTTACTCACCCAAGTTCTTTTTGGCTAA
- the tyrS gene encoding tyrosine--tRNA ligase, with product MLNKINELPDWISRGLDDLFPNDNSGDSDQSFLKRLELSSLDKKPLRVKLGIDPTGTDIHIGHSILFRKLRAFQDAGHKAILIIGDFTARIGDPTGKSKTRIQLSKDEVESNALNYLEQLGLGREPKDSLLDFSTPSRLEIRRNSEWLENLNLPKVIELLSNSTVGQMLAKEDFSNRYKSGTPISLHEFLYPLLQGYDSVAINSDVELGGTDQKFNIAMGRDLQRAFGQKPQFGMLLPILVGLDGTRKMSKSLDNIVGINEDSLSMYSKLEKVPDDLVLTYLNLLTNENLKELSADPREVQKFMALKITSNFKGIKAAKNAQLNSEKLVLGTKDSLEEIPEASVSHVNFPAKAFYLFSKMEMCSTSSEARRQILGGGVRIDGEKIMDPNLEFHTPDDLIGKILQVGKKKFLRVST from the coding sequence ATGTTAAATAAAATCAATGAATTACCTGATTGGATCTCTAGAGGTTTAGATGATCTTTTCCCTAATGATAATTCAGGAGATTCAGATCAAAGTTTTCTAAAAAGATTAGAACTTTCATCTCTAGATAAAAAGCCTTTACGTGTAAAACTTGGAATTGATCCAACAGGAACTGATATTCATATAGGTCATAGTATTCTTTTTAGAAAATTAAGAGCTTTCCAAGATGCTGGACACAAGGCAATACTTATAATTGGAGATTTCACAGCAAGGATTGGAGACCCAACTGGAAAAAGTAAAACTAGAATTCAGCTTTCAAAAGATGAGGTTGAATCAAATGCATTGAATTACCTTGAGCAACTAGGACTAGGTAGAGAACCTAAAGATTCATTACTTGATTTTTCAACTCCCAGTCGCTTAGAAATCAGAAGAAATAGTGAGTGGCTTGAAAATCTTAATTTGCCTAAAGTTATAGAACTTTTATCAAATTCAACAGTTGGTCAAATGCTGGCTAAGGAAGACTTTAGTAATCGATATAAATCTGGCACTCCTATATCTCTTCATGAATTTCTCTATCCGCTGCTTCAAGGATATGATTCAGTTGCAATCAATTCTGATGTGGAACTAGGTGGTACTGATCAAAAGTTTAATATTGCTATGGGACGAGATCTGCAAAGAGCTTTTGGACAGAAACCCCAATTTGGAATGCTATTACCTATTTTAGTTGGATTAGATGGGACACGAAAAATGAGTAAGAGCTTAGACAATATTGTAGGAATAAATGAAGATTCATTATCGATGTATTCAAAATTAGAAAAGGTTCCAGATGATTTGGTTCTTACATATTTAAATTTACTAACTAATGAAAACTTAAAAGAATTAAGTGCAGATCCAAGAGAGGTTCAAAAATTTATGGCTTTAAAAATAACATCTAATTTTAAAGGAATTAAGGCGGCAAAAAATGCTCAATTGAATTCTGAAAAGTTAGTTTTGGGTACTAAAGATTCTCTTGAGGAAATACCAGAAGCATCAGTTTCTCATGTAAATTTTCCAGCTAAAGCTTTTTATTTATTTAGTAAGATGGAAATGTGCTCAACTAGCAGTGAAGCAAGAAGACAAATTCTTGGAGGCGGAGTGAGAATTGATGGGGAAAAAATTATGGATCCTAATTTAGAGTTTCACACTCCAGATGATCTCATAGGAAAAATATTACAAGTAGGAAAGAAAAAATTTCTTCGTGTTTCAACTTGA
- a CDS encoding chlorophyll a/b-binding protein, with amino-acid sequence MSENDSETNNQSINSDLDDTETIQTKNDPKRIDPTQNLNLYPKWINNKGEEVKQVFGFNENAELVNARVAMIGFLMLILTELAFGGEPATLKIFGIS; translated from the coding sequence ATGTCCGAGAATGATTCAGAAACCAATAATCAAAGTATCAATTCAGATCTAGATGATACAGAAACAATCCAAACCAAGAATGATCCAAAACGGATTGATCCTACTCAAAACCTCAATTTATACCCTAAATGGATAAACAATAAAGGTGAAGAGGTAAAACAAGTTTTTGGGTTTAATGAGAATGCGGAACTCGTTAATGCCAGAGTCGCTATGATCGGTTTTTTAATGCTCATACTCACTGAATTAGCTTTTGGTGGCGAACCAGCAACGCTAAAAATTTTTGGAATCAGCTAG